In Ailuropoda melanoleuca isolate Jingjing chromosome 7, ASM200744v2, whole genome shotgun sequence, one genomic interval encodes:
- the RPS6 gene encoding 40S ribosomal protein S6 (The RefSeq protein aligns at 99% coverage compared to this genomic sequence), whose product MKLNISFPATGCQKLIEVDDERKLRTFYEKRMATEVAADALGEEWKGYVVRISGGNDKQGFPMKQGVLTHGRVRLLLSKGHSCYRPRRTGERKRKSVRGCIVDANLSVLNLVIVKKGEKDIPGLTDTTVPRRLGPKRASRIRKLFNLSKEDDVRQYVVRKPLNKEGKKPRTKAPKIQRLVTPRVLQHKRRRIALKKQRTKKNKEEAAEYAKLLAKRMKEAKEKRQEQIAKRRRLSSLRASTSKSESSQK is encoded by the exons CTGAACATCTCCTTCCCAGCTACTGGCTGCCAGAAACTCATTGAAGTGGACGATGAGCGCAAACTTCGTACGTTTTATGAGAAGCGTATGGCCACAGAAGTTGCTGCCGATGCTCTGGGTGAAGAATGGAAG GGTTATGTGGTTCGAATCAGTGGTGGCAATGACAAACAAGGCTTCCCCATGAAGCAGGGTGTCTTGACCCATGGCCGTGTCCGCCTGCTGCTGAGTAAGGGGCATTCTTGCTATAGGCCGAGGAGGACTGGAGAGAGAAAACGCAAATCTGTACGGGGTTGCATTGTGGATGCCAATCTCAGTGTTCTCAACTTGGTCATTGTAAAAAAAG GGGAGAAGGATATTCCTGGACTCACTGATACTACTGTGCCTCGTCGCCTGGGGCCCAAAAGAGCCAGCAGAATCCGCAAGCTTTTCAATCTCTCTAAAGAAGATGATGTCCGCCAGTATGTTGTGAGAAAGCCCCTAAACAAAGAAG GTAAGAAACCTAGAACCAAAGCGCCCAAGATTCAGCGTCTTGTTACTCCGCGTGTCCTCCAGCACAAACGTCGGCGTATTGCTTTGAAGAAACAGCGcactaagaaaaataaggaagaggcCGCAGAATATGCTAAACTTTTGGCCAAGAGAATGAAG gaGGCCAAAGAAAAACGTCAGGAACAGATTGCCAAGAGACGGAGGCTGTCCTCTCTGAGAGCTTCTACCTCTAAGTCGGAGTCCAGTCAAAAATGA